Below is a genomic region from Castanea sativa cultivar Marrone di Chiusa Pesio chromosome 2, ASM4071231v1.
aacacaaatttgagctttcagcatttataaataaacttcGACCTTAGATATTAGGTTTGTGAATAATCCtcttctcataaaataaaaaaaaaaagatttgtgaataattgaattttctgttggcaaattttgttaaaggataaggtttttttttatattttattttataggaatTAAAGGACAGGGATTTAATTACATGATTTGCATATGGTAGAATGGTAGTAAATAAGAACATTTCAAAATTAGTCAATAGTGCTAATATTGCCTTAAAAAAACAAGCTTTGAGAATCGAACACAAGTTTAATTACTGGAATCTTTGTATAAATTAAATCCACTACAAATATGGTAGATCATTTATTCATGGTTAGGGTTGTAAATAAGCTAAGATTTGTTGAGTACTAAATGTTCAAGCTTGGGTggaaaacaaatataatatgtTCAAGTTTGGTTTGAGCTTAAACCAAGTATACAAACTAtgggtccatttggatacagctgaaaactgaaaatactatagcaaaataatatttaaatgtgtgaatagtgccgtatgacccatttttaataaaaagaagtggCTGAAAAGTGCGTGAACAATACTTGAATAGTGCGTGTACAGTCACTTTGTCCCCTAAAGCTGAAACGCTTGcagtagggaaaaaaaaaaaaggaaaaaggaaaacgTAGATGCTAGCATTTTCTTCTGTATCCAAACCAAGCCTATGTTTGAGcttgaacttgtcaaaagtcCAAAAGTTTGAACTTGGCTTGACTTTGATTGATTCATTAGTCAAGTCTAACTTAAGATCTAATACAAGTATATTATCAAGTCCATATTAAGCATATTATTAAGCCCATTTGGGTTGGACATTTGGTCCCAACCTCCAATTTTTATCAAAAGCTTAGCAAGAtgtgagtttattatttaaGATCATATTAAAGTTATTACGAAGCCCATAAAGGAGCCTAAggcagttttgtttttttattaagccCTATTGTTTACGAGCTTGTtcataaaccttttttttttttttttttttgcatggactcgactcatttaataaataaGCCTAAAATGAAGGCTAAAGTTTGACTTGTTTATaaccaaacaaacataaatGAGCTTTTTATCTAATCAAGCCTGAACTATTTATGAATATATAACAtggttcatttacagccctaTGGACCATGGTTTATTGGAAGTTTGGAACTTTGTTGTATCACCTGATCATAGTAGCAGTATTACCACCAGGTAGCCACTAATATTACTTTAAACatttaggagaagaaaaagattatCTCATAAGATTTTGGGACTTGGGACCTTCATTAGCAACTGTGTTAAGATGGAGGCGAGGGCTCGATTATTGTCAACATTAACAATGTGTTTGGTTGTAAATAAggggaagagaaaagaagagaagagagagagggaaaagataagaaaataaaatgcttCCTTTTTACATGTTTGGAAAGAATGagggaagagaaaagaaaagaaaataatatatttaatttagatatATGTTTTTACCTAAATACTCATAATAAAAACCAAAGTGTTTGTTTTGGTGATggataaaattgaaattttagaagTCATTAGTAGTAGGGCCCCAAAAATTGCAGGATTTTTACTTATCTTTTTTCTCATTTCTACGCAATTTGAGCGGATGAGAAAACTAGGCCTGCTTGAATGCTCACTCCTTTCactttatcttcttttctttcctacaATGCGGACCAAACAAGGGAAATTGTCATATACGCccaatttcctttcttttttcttctcatcatcCGTTTCCAAACAAAGCGTAAGAGGGAAGAGAAAAAGGTAATGCTATAGGCACAATTTTATTAGTTCTCTAAGTTCATTATTGtgtcaacaaaatttaattagatgaaattttcacttaataataacaatttgcCACATTCGCAAGTTGTGGAATTCTTTTTTGGGGAAAAGCTCTTTCAAGTTTTGTATCTTACACATTGTCTACTGTGATTGTGAAACAATGTTTTATTTTGGGGTAAACTACGTTAATGGTCCTTATCCTTTCCACTATATGTTAATTTGGTCCCCAACATTTcaattatgtcaatttaattcctaaccttttaatgtcatgttattttggtcattgtcGTTATCCATTGGATGGAAAAGTTTGATGTGTCAAAcgcaataataaaaaattaatttatttgccACATCAACTGCCAACTATACAGCTACatcatattaaaattaaaaaaagaaaaaaaaaaaaaaactaaattgttGTTCTCAATTCTCATGGGATATTAggattgggaaaaaaaaaaaaagcaaaatttatctttctcaaattaaaattaaattccgATGAACCACCATACCGCAGGCCATTCCATGGACCAGTTTGGTAGAACTTTTTGTTGCCTTTCCTAATATAAGCCTCAAGGTGTGAATGAGGTTGCATTTCAACCCCATATGTGAAATCTCTAGGAGAAGGATCATTTGGACTTTTCCAAGCGCCGCTTAATACCTTTCCTTAAGTCCCATCCCTTCTTCATTCCTGGGGGACAGATAATCAAAGCTATTCCACAAAAAGACTCCTGAATTTCCATCTCTGAGTACAAGATTTCTAGAGTCCAAGAGCTGCAATAAGGGATTATTGGCTTGTATTTATGTTCCTAGTCCTATGGACCAAACAACACTCTTATTGTTACTCATAAGCACAAGACTGCTTGTGTTATTTATCATTAACAAGCCAGAAGAGTCATTGATTGGGTTGAGTGTTTGCAACCCAATCAATAGTTTTAACTGGGATATTCTTGTACCATATTCTCAAGTAGCGATTCTTGGATTAGGGATTAGGGAATTAATCTTTTCCCAATCTTAATATCACGTTAGAACaacaatttagttttttatttatttaaatttaatatgatGTGGCTATACAATTGGTAGTTAATGTggcaaataaattaattttttattatttcatttgacACATCAAATTTTTCCATCCAAGTGATAatggtaaggaccaaaataacaCGACATTGAAAGgttaaaaatcaaattgacacaatgaaaagattaaaaaccaaattaacATATGGTGTAAAAGATGGTGCAAAGGATAGAGTTAATAGTATACCCATTATTTTAATTGACTGAACCAGCTTTTTCAGACTGGGCTAACGTGAACTTGCAATAATTGCATAAGATAAGACATTAAAGGAGATATTATTTCCGTTGATTATTCAGTGTTTTGACAAATTAATAGCAATATTATCTCTCATGTGACAGCAAAGAGTTTTCGCCGCAGATGAGTTTACTAAAAAAACCTATAGGTATCCTAAGGCTAATGCTACACATATTTCCTATAAAATGGCATAGAGCCTAAAGGTATCATCACAAACCCTTTAAATTTGATTCCATAagatctctcaaaaaaaaaaaattttgattccataaacaaaaatatagatTAACTTGCAAGTGATATGGGTTCAGTTCGAGCTACAAAGCCTCATGCTGTATGTGTTCCATTCCCAGCACAAGGCCATGTAACACCCATGATGCGATTAGCCAAGCTCCTACACTCAAGGGGCTTCCATATAACCTTTGTAAACACTGAGTTCAACCACAGACGCTTAATCCGATCCAAAGGACTTGACTACATTAAGGGGCTACCTGATTTCCAGTTTGAAACAATACCAGATGGGTTGCCACCATCGGATCGTGATGCAACTCAACATGTTCCAAGCATAATGGATGCCACCAGAAAAAATTGTTTGGGGCCTTTTAAAGAGCTAGTGCTTAAGCTCAACTCATCCTCTGAAGTGCCTTTGGTTACTTGCATAGTTTCTGATGGCATCATGAGTTTTGCTATTAAAGCTGGAGAAGAATTAGGCATCCCAGAGGTTCAGTTTTGGACTGCCTCAGCTTGTGGCTTCATGGGATATCTCAACTTCACTGAGCTCATCAAAAGAGGCATTCTTCCATTCAAAGGTACTTTGagcagttttttgtttttgttataatAACCGTTAAAGATTAGATTCATATTTTTCTAACCACACCAATGGTACTCAGATGATTATGAGCAACTTCATTAATTGAACTGTAACTCAGATGGTAGTATGGGGTTACTGAGTATATCTATCACTTACCACTCTAAACTTAAAATAGCTAAATGAGTATATACCAAGTCCCCCTGTTCATAAGTTTCTCATTTACTCTCTCTTTGTCAAGTGCAAAGTAGCCATCCAGCTTGAAGTTGCTCATAagacttttaattaaaaaatttaaacatggAAAATATTGGTGAGTTCGCAGTAGCCAAATGAGTCTGAGATCTCAACCAAGGGACAGAGGAATTTGTCCTTGTATGGATAGTAAATACTTCTCATTATAACTTTTTTTGGCGAAATAACTTCGCTACTTGTTAAGACAAAGTCAAGTCGGCAAAATTGGAAATAATATCATGTCCGTTTTCTATGTCAAAAAGGCAATCACTGCTCAGGGGGGTGATATTGCATATCTCAGATATTTATATCTATCCTCTCACATGGGTAAGCTAAATATAAAAGAGTGGATACATAAATGTATTGGAAAGATGTGAGACTTCCCCGTATAAAAGAGTGGATGCATGCATGTATCAGATACATGTGGAATCCACTCCATGTAGGATACATGATGATAGATTTTCTTCTATTCATGAGATAAATAATGTATAAAGTTACTctgttttctctttatttactACAAATGCTGGCCCTAAACATTTTAGGACCTTAGCGAGAATTAAAATAagatctttttatatttatgtattaattaaattaatatttatttaatatttttatattataatatatttaatttaaaatctatttttcttgagatgcaaattgattaattaaatttttgtatttaagtttttctAACCTCTCCTTTTCAATCGataacacacatacacacacacaaactgtCAAGGCCCAGCAGCCCCAGCCAAAACTCAAGTAGGCCTATGGCCCCAGCTAAAAGTCTTATTAGACAAAACTCCACCCGTAAAAAACCACGGTATCTgcagaaaaaatcaaataagaaagaaaaacttagaaaaagaataaaactaCAGCTAGGAGAGTATTAGAGCTCAGTGTCTCAGACGTGATCTGATGGGAAGAAGCCTGAGCCAATCATAGAAGGATTTGAGAGTAGGACCAGtggagagaaagaatgagagagatggagagcaagagttgagagagagagagatgaagagcAAGAGTGAGAGGGAGAGCAACGGTAATAAGAGTAAATTTTAGGGATTTAagatttttgatttgtttttatttattattgttttgtgGTTAACTTTTTTAGATTGGATTTGTATTTTATctggttgaattttggtttgtctaGGGATTAAAgatgttatttttggaaaaattgacTTTATTTAGACTAAAGAATTTTTTGGGTACCAATGTTTATTAGGATGTACAAGATTTTTTGAGTATCAActggagctttttttttttttttttttcctacttcccattttttttccaaaattttggggtcctCTTCTACATTAGCCTTTAAGCTACAGCCTAATTGGCCTAGTGAAAGAGCCAGTCTTGACGAGAATATATAAAGTTACTTTTAATTGTTAATTGTCAATAACATCATATGatatttggtttaatttttcCTGTTGAAAGTGGattataagggaaaaaaaaaaaataggttatGCTATTATCTGCTagagaaatcaaagaaaagcgAGACGTAGGCATAAATATAGTAATTGcaggaaaatttttatataagaaatctAGTTTCAGTCTAATTAATGAGAGTGAGGAATTGTATACACGATTATGAAACTCTGTCTAGCCAATCGCTGATCAATAAATTGAATCCTTTCTGAAGTATTAGCTAAATTAAAATGATtctccaaaaaggaaaaagaaaaagaagaaaagaagaagacacaattcaaaataatatattgtttctcaagaaattttaaatcaattattTGTCATAATagaattagtttttttaaattcccAAAAAATCTATAATTGTTTATACTAAATTCATAATAATCTTTCTTTTTGAAGTAcgatttttattatggaaacttagttttgacaatatttattattaattctaaaaacaaaagacaatgtttattattgaaaatgctCTTTTTGTagttatgttaaaaaaaaagagtaattataaatataatccCTCAATAAACAAGATAGTaagtaaatgatattttaattcttACCAATGTTTTgatagaattaaaaaagaaatgataactaaaaaatatatgggTGTTTCGGATCTACAATCATCCCTAACAAAAAACTGAAGATTAATATATACATTCTAGCTTGTAGGCCTTTAGCCACTTATTCCTCTATTGGcctttaattttcaattgattaAGAAGAAAATCTTCTTTACAAAtactagaagaagaaaaacgattttttaaaaatgttttacgtcaaaattttgttttctttagaGGATGACCACACATTAGACcataccattttttaaaataacctatttggactaatttattttttaagattgtAATTGTGATACCTCAAATTGTACTTATTTGATTGAATTCGATTGTTTAAGCGTGAGTTGTACAAGCATGTGCTGAGTTCCACATCAAATGTATACTAGGTGGATCTTAGATTTATAAGTGATTATGAAGATTCCCAATCATAATTTGAATAGTCCTTTTGGGGTGTAAACAAAGAAATGATTAGCACTTTTTTCGAGTCGTTTACAAATTGTGTTGGAACAAACTTGGTATAACActgtgtgtgtgttgtgtggGTGTTTAAAAAGTCCCACATTAGATGTTTACTAAGTGAATTATAGGTTTATAAGTGATTATGAGGAGCGCCAATTGCAACTTGACTAATCATTTTGGAGTATAAGCACAAACATAGCTAGTGCTTTCATTGGAtcattacaaaatatttaacacattattatatataacttataaatttggaagaaaaaaaaatgtaaaagagaGGGAAGGTTTGGAGTACGGGTGAAGGGGCCAGGGGAGGATGATGACAAATTTTCAATATgcattattaatatatatatatatatatatatatatatatatatatatatatatatatatatatatattcaaatagGGAGGAGGGTTTGGCATTGGGCTAGCGGTTGGCCCCCTTGGTCCAAGCATGGATCTGTCCTTGTCTAGAGTAGTGCtacaaaaaaacatttttcaatacTACGAAAAAAACGTTTTCAATATTGATGAGCTGAGaagtgatttttgatttttatatagGCTCACTATTGACATCATTTTATTATCAATCGTTAACAACTTATTACAGATGAAAGCTTCAAAGGTGATGGAACACTTGACAAAGCAATAGATTGGATCCCGGGGTTGAAAAACATCCGACTCAAGGACCTCCCTAGCTTTATGAGAATCACTGACATAACTGAAACAATGTTTGATTTTATGGGATCAGAAGCACAAAATTGCCTAAATTCTTCCACGATCATCTTCAACACATTTGAGGAGTTTGAACATGAAGTCCTAGAAGCCATTTCAGCCAAATTCCCTCATGTTTACACTATAGGCCCGCTTCACTTGCTAGATCGGCATGTACCTGAAAGCCATTTCCTGTCTCAAGGTTCAAGCTTATGGAAAGAAGACTCCAAATGTCTTCAATGGCTTGATAAAAGGGAACCCAATTCAGTTGTGTACGTAAATTATGGAAGCATAACTGTGATGTCAGACCAACACTTGAAAGAGTTTGCATGGGGTCTTGCGAATAGCAAGCACACATTTTTGTGGATAATTAGGCCTGATGTGGTAATGGGAGATTCGGCAATCTTGCCTGATGAATTTTTTGAGGAGACTAAGGATAGGGGATTGCTAACAAGTTGGTGCCCCCAAGATAAAGTGCTAGCACACCCATCCATAGGGGCTTTCCTAACACATTGTGGTTGGAATTCTACATTAGAAAGTGTATCTGCTGGCGTGCCTATTATTTGTTGGCCCTTCTTTGCCGAACAACAAACAAATTGTCGGTATGCTTATACCACTTGGGAGATTGGTGTGGAAGTTAATGAGGATATTAAACGTCATGAGATTGAAGCACTTGTTAAGGAAATGATGGAAGGGGAAAAGGGTAAGGCCATGAGGCAAAAAGCTAGGGAATGGAAGAAGAAAGCAATGGAAGCAACTGATTTTAAAGGATCATcatataagaattttgaaaGATTTATTACGGAGGCTCTCCTCATTAGTGAGTGAAGAGTCAAACTGTCTTGTGAGAAAGCTATACTATTGTGCTTACATCTATATTTATATCATCATATCATATTTCTGTATTATTGTGGTAGAATAGAACATGAGTTTAGcttattaatattttactaGTAAGTTTCTCATGCGATACACAGataatgttttaatattttatgtaagatggttctaaaaaatattgtatatgtattatagcataattattatagaattttattagtaatgaattcattattattatttaaatcaaatttattattagttcATTATAAGCagcaacaattataaattgcatacaCATAtccataataattatttaattcaaataatgagcaatataaaataaatattttagagaaatattgtaaaataaaaattgatatagaatatgtctttctttttctccttaattctaaaataaaatacacatgtcaaatacACACAGTCAATTACATCTTTTATAAAACTCAAAAGCTCACAACGTTaccttaacatcaaaatcattATTGTCGTTGTCACTTAATATAAAAATGCAAGTCCCCTTTCTTGGTTGTAGCTAACTCATATAGAATATGATTAGATGAGACAATAATGTTTAAGCTAAATAGGTGTCATAAAAAATTGAAGGTAACGACATCATTTTTGGTTTGTGTATATTTGACATGTGATGACATGAAAAGCTATaggtagatatatatataaaggagtagaagtgcaagaggtaAAAATTGTGAATTGAAATGCAAagaattttgtgtgtatgtgttgaAGGAGGAAAAATcttaaaacattgaaccaaaataaataaagaatatttattttttaatatgaaagtCTTGATATATTGAACCAAATGAAGCAAAaagttaatatttaattttttttatctctcatGTGGCACTTGggaatatttcaattctctttgcaaAGAATGCGCTACTAAAGCCTCATGCTCTCTCATATGAAgtctctacttatatatatatatatatatatatatatatatatattgattatgtaattttttaaagattatgaTTTAAGGTTTTATTTCCTTGATTTTAGATGTTTTCATAAATCTTTTATGGTATTGTTAATCACAATTGtttagtaataaaattaaataaataaattctagtgtTTAAAAAGTAAATCCAAACTTCAaacatatagtaaataaaattgcAATTAGTTTATTTACTTTCGCCTACTGatttaaaattattgtatataagaaggttatttatttatttatttatttattta
It encodes:
- the LOC142623740 gene encoding linamarin synthase 2-like; the protein is MGSVRATKPHAVCVPFPAQGHVTPMMRLAKLLHSRGFHITFVNTEFNHRRLIRSKGLDYIKGLPDFQFETIPDGLPPSDRDATQHVPSIMDATRKNCLGPFKELVLKLNSSSEVPLVTCIVSDGIMSFAIKAGEELGIPEVQFWTASACGFMGYLNFTELIKRGILPFKDESFKGDGTLDKAIDWIPGLKNIRLKDLPSFMRITDITETMFDFMGSEAQNCLNSSTIIFNTFEEFEHEVLEAISAKFPHVYTIGPLHLLDRHVPESHFLSQGSSLWKEDSKCLQWLDKREPNSVVYVNYGSITVMSDQHLKEFAWGLANSKHTFLWIIRPDVVMGDSAILPDEFFEETKDRGLLTSWCPQDKVLAHPSIGAFLTHCGWNSTLESVSAGVPIICWPFFAEQQTNCRYAYTTWEIGVEVNEDIKRHEIEALVKEMMEGEKGKAMRQKAREWKKKAMEATDFKGSSYKNFERFITEALLISE